In Paeniglutamicibacter kerguelensis, one genomic interval encodes:
- a CDS encoding flagellar assembly protein FliW gives MSRALIPVAPLPGFPTATTLSLEAVEGAIGLYSLVSTQAPELRFFVLDAAIHLADYNPVFTNEQIALVGDPAPGDNSVLVIVNTTGNQPTVNLLAPLLVNAGTGYCAQVILEGQEWPLRHVLPN, from the coding sequence ATGAGCCGCGCGCTGATCCCCGTTGCCCCGCTTCCGGGCTTTCCGACGGCAACAACTCTGTCCCTGGAAGCGGTGGAGGGAGCCATCGGGCTCTATTCCCTAGTTTCCACACAGGCACCAGAACTCCGATTTTTTGTGCTGGATGCCGCAATCCACCTTGCCGATTACAACCCGGTGTTCACCAACGAGCAGATAGCCTTGGTAGGCGATCCTGCACCCGGGGACAACAGCGTCCTAGTCATCGTCAACACCACCGGCAACCAGCCGACGGTGAACCTGCTGGCCCCGCTGTTGGTCAACGCCGGCACCGGCTACTGCGCCCAGGTGATTCTCGAAGGCCAGGAATGGCCGCTGAGGCACGTGCTGCCCAATTAG
- a CDS encoding class I SAM-dependent methyltransferase — protein sequence MSSNSSDVPSSQLALLLTSAGWELLNSVDPSSAGTNEAAFQLNLSLRKAGHPAELATAVVQQSQLRFKARTKFGPFADSMVFTQAGLEQATRLNIAGLHAQRYTRAGIKKVADLGCGIGADSLALASAEIDVTAVELDETTAAATTLNLMPWTNARVVNADATSFDLTGFDGVWLDPARRTTDTSGTSRIFDPEAFSPPLSFVENLADRGLAVGVKMGPGLPHDAIPANCEVQWVSVNGDVTEAALWFGKLARPGIRRAALVISEHGATEITSSLDFDPDAALRGDVPVGPISEYLYEPDGAVIRAGLIDELLKITGGHLLDPHIAYFGTDAFVQTPLAKAYKVVEVRPYHVKNLRAWVKAEKIGVLDIKKRGMDVTPEELRKVLLAGSGKSSKKKATLVLTRIGDQRVAIQVEPVA from the coding sequence ATGTCTTCCAACAGTTCCGATGTACCTAGTTCCCAGCTTGCACTCCTGTTGACGTCCGCAGGATGGGAGCTGTTGAATTCCGTCGACCCGTCATCGGCCGGCACCAACGAAGCTGCTTTTCAATTGAACCTGAGCCTTCGCAAAGCCGGTCACCCGGCCGAGTTGGCCACTGCGGTGGTCCAGCAGAGCCAGCTGCGTTTCAAGGCGCGGACGAAATTCGGGCCGTTTGCCGACAGCATGGTCTTCACGCAGGCAGGCCTGGAACAGGCCACGCGGCTGAACATTGCCGGCCTGCATGCCCAGCGCTACACGCGCGCCGGCATCAAGAAGGTTGCAGACCTCGGTTGCGGCATTGGCGCCGATTCGTTGGCCTTGGCCAGTGCGGAAATCGATGTGACCGCGGTCGAACTGGATGAAACCACTGCCGCCGCAACAACCCTGAACCTCATGCCATGGACGAACGCCCGGGTCGTGAATGCGGATGCGACGTCATTCGACCTGACCGGTTTCGACGGCGTGTGGCTGGATCCCGCGCGCCGCACCACCGACACCTCGGGCACATCACGGATCTTTGATCCCGAGGCGTTCAGCCCTCCACTGTCGTTCGTCGAGAACCTGGCCGACCGGGGGCTGGCCGTTGGCGTCAAGATGGGTCCGGGCCTGCCCCACGACGCCATTCCAGCCAATTGCGAAGTCCAGTGGGTTTCTGTCAACGGGGATGTCACGGAAGCGGCACTGTGGTTCGGCAAGCTAGCGCGCCCGGGCATCCGCCGGGCCGCCCTCGTGATCAGCGAGCACGGGGCCACCGAAATCACCAGCTCCCTGGATTTCGATCCGGACGCCGCGCTCCGCGGCGACGTGCCGGTCGGTCCCATCTCCGAGTACCTCTACGAGCCGGACGGCGCTGTCATACGCGCGGGCCTCATCGATGAACTGCTCAAGATCACCGGCGGGCACCTTCTCGACCCGCATATCGCCTACTTTGGAACCGATGCCTTTGTCCAGACGCCGCTGGCCAAGGCATACAAGGTGGTGGAAGTCCGGCCTTACCACGTCAAGAACCTGCGGGCATGGGTCAAGGCGGAAAAGATCGGCGTTCTGGACATCAAGAAACGCGGCATGGACGTCACCCCGGAAGAGCTGCGCAAGGTGCTTCTGGCCGGCTCCGGAAAGAGCTCCAAGAAGAAGGCCACCTTGGTGCTCACCCGCATCGGCGACCAGCGTGTTGCAATCCAGGTGGAACCCGTGGCCTAG
- a CDS encoding glutamate--cysteine ligase encodes MQIEFASSRQSTLGVEWEIALVDRNTADLRSVADDVLAQLHARHGSLELDEEHPHVKQELLLNTVEIVTGVCETVSEAKAELHESIVSIREVTDPMGIDLYCAGSHPFASPKSQPVTDKDRYARMIDRTQWWGQQMVIYGVHVHVGLDSRDKALPIVDGLINYQAHFQALSASSPFWGGEDTGYASQRALMFQQLPTAGVPYHFSTWKQYEAYVADMVHTGVIDDISEIRWDVRPVPRFGTVEMRISDGLSSLQDIGAIAALTQCLVDDMSTTLDNGGSIPVMPPWYRVENKWRAARYGMEAIIILNAEGDEMLVTDHLRMELERLAPVAEKLGCSAELADVERIITGGAGYQWQHKIAAAHGGDLREVVKDNIRRMNIA; translated from the coding sequence ATGCAAATAGAATTCGCATCATCACGCCAGTCCACCCTTGGGGTGGAATGGGAAATTGCGTTGGTGGATCGAAACACGGCGGACCTGCGTTCCGTTGCCGACGACGTCTTGGCGCAGCTGCATGCCCGCCATGGTTCCCTCGAACTTGATGAAGAGCACCCCCACGTGAAGCAGGAGCTGCTGCTCAACACCGTGGAAATAGTTACTGGCGTCTGCGAAACGGTTTCCGAGGCCAAGGCCGAACTGCACGAGAGCATCGTGTCGATTCGCGAAGTCACGGACCCCATGGGCATTGACCTCTACTGTGCTGGATCGCATCCCTTTGCGTCGCCCAAGTCGCAGCCGGTCACTGACAAGGACCGCTATGCCAGGATGATCGATCGAACGCAGTGGTGGGGCCAGCAGATGGTCATCTACGGTGTTCACGTCCACGTGGGTTTGGACTCCCGGGACAAGGCGCTTCCGATTGTGGACGGGTTGATCAACTACCAGGCCCATTTCCAGGCGCTTTCGGCTTCCAGCCCGTTCTGGGGCGGCGAAGACACCGGCTATGCCTCACAGCGGGCCTTGATGTTCCAGCAACTCCCGACAGCCGGCGTGCCTTACCATTTCTCCACCTGGAAACAGTACGAAGCGTACGTGGCCGACATGGTGCACACCGGCGTCATTGACGACATCTCGGAGATCCGCTGGGATGTTCGTCCGGTGCCTCGCTTCGGCACTGTGGAAATGCGCATCTCGGACGGCTTGTCCTCGCTTCAAGACATCGGGGCCATCGCCGCCCTGACGCAATGCCTGGTTGATGACATGTCCACGACGCTGGACAATGGTGGTTCGATTCCCGTCATGCCTCCTTGGTACCGGGTGGAGAACAAGTGGCGTGCCGCGCGCTACGGCATGGAAGCCATCATCATCCTCAACGCCGAAGGCGATGAAATGCTGGTTACCGACCATCTGCGCATGGAACTTGAACGGCTTGCCCCCGTGGCCGAAAAGCTCGGGTGCAGTGCTGAGCTGGCCGACGTGGAACGCATCATCACGGGCGGCGCCGGCTACCAATGGCAACACAAGATTGCAGCCGCTCACGGCGGAGATCTGCGTGAGGTGGTCAAGGACAATATCCGGCGAATGAATATCGCCTAG
- the tsaD gene encoding tRNA (adenosine(37)-N6)-threonylcarbamoyltransferase complex transferase subunit TsaD, whose amino-acid sequence MSVSNPLVLGIESSCDETGVGIVRGTDLLVNAVASSMEEHVRFGGVIPEIASRAHLNEFVPTLESALTTAGVTLDEIDAIAVTSGPGLSGALMVGVAAAKALAMASGKPLYAINHLVAHVGVAVLDGGKLPENLGALLVSGGHTEILQVNSLSDDVRLLGATIDDAAGEAYDKVARLLGLGYPGGPVIDKIAREGDPKAIRFPRGLTLPKFVGSAENPGKHRHDFSFSGLKTAVARCVEQYQLRGEEVPVADIAASFQEAVVDVITSKAVRACQEHGLTDLLLGGGVAANTRLRELLAARCASAGITLRVPPRSLCTDNGAMVAALGAQLVSAGVKPTGLKFSTDSGQPVSLISLVA is encoded by the coding sequence ATGTCTGTTTCCAATCCCCTTGTTCTTGGCATTGAGTCTTCCTGCGATGAAACAGGCGTGGGAATTGTGCGAGGAACCGACTTGCTGGTCAACGCCGTTGCCTCCTCCATGGAGGAGCACGTGCGCTTTGGCGGCGTGATTCCCGAAATCGCTTCGCGTGCCCACCTGAACGAGTTTGTGCCCACCCTTGAATCGGCCTTGACTACGGCAGGGGTCACCCTGGATGAAATCGATGCCATTGCCGTAACCAGCGGCCCGGGACTCTCCGGTGCGTTGATGGTAGGCGTCGCGGCAGCCAAGGCGCTTGCAATGGCCAGTGGAAAACCCCTCTATGCGATTAATCATCTAGTTGCGCATGTTGGCGTGGCGGTTTTGGACGGCGGCAAGCTGCCTGAGAACCTCGGCGCACTCTTGGTGTCAGGTGGCCATACAGAAATCCTGCAGGTCAATTCGCTTTCCGACGATGTCCGTCTTTTGGGGGCAACGATCGACGACGCAGCGGGTGAGGCCTATGACAAGGTTGCCCGCCTCCTCGGGCTTGGATACCCGGGTGGGCCCGTCATCGACAAGATCGCCAGGGAAGGCGACCCCAAGGCCATCCGCTTCCCCCGCGGACTGACGCTTCCCAAATTCGTGGGTAGCGCGGAAAATCCGGGCAAGCACCGGCACGATTTCTCGTTCTCTGGCCTCAAGACGGCCGTGGCACGATGCGTCGAGCAATACCAACTGCGCGGTGAAGAAGTCCCCGTTGCCGACATTGCTGCCAGCTTCCAGGAAGCAGTGGTTGACGTTATTACCTCGAAGGCCGTACGCGCCTGCCAGGAGCACGGGCTGACCGACCTGCTGCTCGGGGGAGGGGTTGCGGCCAATACGCGCCTACGCGAGCTTCTGGCTGCCCGCTGTGCCTCGGCGGGGATTACTCTTCGGGTGCCGCCCAGGAGCCTGTGCACCGACAACGGAGCCATGGTGGCCGCACTTGGGGCACAACTTGTCAGCGCCGGTGTGAAGCCGACCGGCCTGAAGTTCTCCACGGACTCCGGGCAGCCCGTGAGCCTGATTTCCTTGGTAGCTTAG
- the rimI gene encoding ribosomal protein S18-alanine N-acetyltransferase, whose protein sequence is MRNSAHESQAEGLHTRFMTSDDLAKVWALETELFPVDAWPLSMFVDELALTDTRDYWVVEDADRIVAYCGLMCVLPLADVQTIAVIPEYEGRGIGTHLLRTMIARAIDQSATDLLLEVRADNPRAQGLYERHGFEVIHRRPRYYRDGVDAVIMRKVLIPSA, encoded by the coding sequence TTGAGAAACTCCGCACATGAGTCGCAGGCCGAAGGGCTCCATACCCGTTTCATGACCAGCGACGACCTGGCAAAGGTCTGGGCCCTGGAAACAGAGCTGTTCCCCGTGGACGCATGGCCCCTTTCAATGTTTGTAGACGAATTGGCCCTCACCGACACCCGTGACTATTGGGTTGTGGAAGATGCCGACCGGATCGTGGCCTATTGCGGCCTCATGTGCGTGCTGCCCCTGGCCGATGTGCAAACGATTGCCGTGATCCCGGAATACGAAGGACGGGGGATCGGGACGCATCTGCTGCGCACCATGATTGCACGTGCCATCGACCAAAGCGCCACTGACCTGCTGCTGGAAGTCCGGGCAGACAATCCACGCGCCCAGGGCCTCTATGAACGCCACGGGTTCGAAGTGATTCACCGTCGCCCGCGCTACTACCGCGACGGCGTTGATGCCGTCATCATGCGCAAGGTCTTGATTCCTTCCGCATAA
- the tsaB gene encoding tRNA (adenosine(37)-N6)-threonylcarbamoyltransferase complex dimerization subunit type 1 TsaB has product MYLLAIDTSANASAALLDATDAQDVRVIESFTSTASNDHSEVLAPAIESLFKNAGIGGDGLAGIVVGVGPGPFTGLRVGLATARTLGFVWNIPVHGVMSLDAIALEAVAGNPETEFVVAIDARRKELYWARYTSTGELLDGPNVTVAEELPALPVYGAGAGLYAERLRAIGASIIEGFEDLHPSAVALGTRAARLLAEGKPLLSTEPLYLRESDAKVPAVMKGKML; this is encoded by the coding sequence GTGTATCTACTGGCGATTGACACCTCAGCCAATGCTTCGGCCGCCCTTCTGGATGCCACCGATGCACAAGACGTTCGCGTCATCGAATCCTTTACCTCGACGGCCAGCAACGACCACTCCGAGGTCTTGGCTCCGGCCATTGAAAGTCTGTTTAAGAACGCAGGGATCGGCGGAGACGGCCTCGCTGGGATCGTCGTCGGCGTCGGGCCGGGCCCGTTCACGGGCCTGCGCGTGGGGCTTGCCACGGCCCGCACGCTGGGCTTTGTCTGGAACATACCGGTGCATGGGGTGATGAGCCTTGACGCCATCGCGCTTGAGGCCGTGGCCGGCAACCCCGAAACGGAATTCGTGGTTGCCATTGATGCCCGTCGCAAGGAACTCTACTGGGCACGCTACACCTCCACCGGTGAACTGCTGGATGGCCCGAATGTCACGGTCGCTGAAGAGCTTCCAGCCCTCCCGGTTTACGGGGCCGGGGCAGGGCTCTACGCAGAACGCCTCCGGGCCATCGGGGCAAGCATTATTGAAGGGTTTGAGGACCTGCACCCCAGCGCGGTGGCCCTCGGCACCCGCGCCGCAAGGCTGCTTGCCGAAGGGAAACCATTGCTCTCCACGGAGCCGCTGTATCTGCGTGAATCGGATGCCAAGGTTCCCGCAGTCATGAAGGGGAAAATGCTTTGA
- the tsaE gene encoding tRNA (adenosine(37)-N6)-threonylcarbamoyltransferase complex ATPase subunit type 1 TsaE: MNRVSDPVSGGAALKAQIAVGDVAETQRFAQRLGGLLEAGDLLVLTGELGAGKTTFTQGLGLGMGVREGIISPTFVLSRIHPSLAHGPDLVHVDAYRLESAGEVDDLDLESSMGCSVTVVEWGQGKVEQLSDSRLEITLLRAGSADTGGELVFDFHEGEDEEPRTIILGAYGPRWEHHEALAELLNDFDSSRK; this comes from the coding sequence GTGAATCGGGTGAGTGATCCGGTCAGTGGGGGAGCGGCCCTCAAGGCGCAGATCGCCGTGGGGGATGTCGCCGAGACGCAACGCTTCGCCCAGCGCTTGGGCGGGCTGCTGGAAGCCGGCGACCTCTTGGTGCTCACCGGTGAACTGGGAGCAGGCAAGACGACCTTCACCCAGGGCCTGGGTCTTGGCATGGGCGTGCGCGAGGGCATTATTTCGCCAACCTTTGTCCTCTCGCGAATCCACCCTTCGCTTGCCCATGGGCCGGATCTTGTCCATGTGGACGCCTACCGGCTCGAAAGCGCGGGGGAGGTGGACGACCTTGACCTGGAAAGCAGCATGGGTTGCTCGGTCACGGTGGTCGAATGGGGGCAGGGGAAAGTCGAACAACTGAGCGACTCCCGCTTGGAAATCACGCTGCTGCGCGCCGGGTCCGCCGATACCGGCGGGGAACTGGTCTTCGACTTCCACGAAGGTGAAGACGAAGAACCTCGCACCATCATCCTTGGTGCATACGGGCCACGATGGGAACACCACGAGGCGCTCGCCGAGCTTCTTAACGACTTCGACAGTTCAAGGAAATAG
- the alr gene encoding alanine racemase, translating to MTPNWERRAIIDLANVRENVKRVSELVAPAKIMAVVKADGYGHGAVAVGRAALQAGATWLGCAHVTEALKLREAGLNAPLLAWLHTEGTPFEDAIAANIDIAVSGWELDYVARAAEAAAQPARVHLKIDTGLGRNGSTPADWDALLGRASSYQEEGLMRIVGVFSHLAVADEPERPETDEQLTAFNEAVALAEDAGFDLEVRHIANTPAILSRPDAHYDMVRLGLGLYGLSPFENESPESFGLRPAMRLVSRVANVKRVPAGQGVGYGLRYHTTEDTYLGLVPMGYADGIPRGANNAPVSINGKIYRVRGSIAMDQFVVDLGPDVDVEELLGSEVVLFGDGGPQVTEWADAAGTINYEIVTRISPRVPRQLVEGTWGESGE from the coding sequence ATGACGCCGAACTGGGAACGCCGAGCAATCATTGATCTGGCGAACGTGCGCGAAAACGTCAAGCGCGTCTCCGAACTGGTTGCCCCCGCAAAAATCATGGCCGTGGTCAAGGCCGACGGGTACGGACACGGTGCCGTCGCGGTGGGCCGCGCCGCCCTTCAGGCTGGTGCAACATGGCTGGGTTGCGCCCACGTCACCGAGGCGCTGAAACTCCGTGAAGCAGGGCTCAACGCCCCGCTGCTGGCATGGCTCCACACCGAAGGCACGCCCTTCGAAGATGCCATTGCCGCAAACATCGACATCGCCGTTTCCGGATGGGAACTGGACTACGTGGCCCGTGCCGCCGAGGCCGCCGCACAGCCTGCCCGAGTCCACCTCAAGATCGACACCGGACTGGGACGCAACGGCAGCACGCCCGCCGATTGGGATGCCCTCCTGGGGCGTGCCTCGAGTTACCAGGAAGAGGGGCTCATGCGCATCGTTGGAGTGTTCTCCCATCTGGCGGTTGCCGATGAACCCGAGCGTCCCGAAACCGATGAACAGCTCACGGCCTTCAACGAAGCCGTGGCTCTCGCCGAGGATGCGGGCTTCGACCTTGAAGTACGCCACATTGCAAACACGCCCGCCATCCTTTCCCGCCCCGACGCGCACTACGACATGGTGCGCCTCGGCCTGGGGCTGTACGGACTGAGCCCCTTCGAAAACGAAAGCCCCGAGAGCTTCGGCCTGCGCCCGGCCATGCGCCTGGTGAGTCGCGTGGCAAACGTGAAGCGCGTTCCGGCGGGACAGGGCGTTGGCTACGGCCTTCGCTACCACACCACCGAAGACACCTACCTGGGGTTGGTCCCCATGGGTTACGCCGATGGAATTCCCCGTGGGGCCAACAACGCGCCGGTCAGCATCAACGGCAAGATCTATCGGGTGCGTGGATCCATTGCCATGGACCAGTTCGTGGTGGACCTGGGGCCCGACGTCGACGTGGAAGAACTCCTCGGGTCGGAAGTCGTCCTCTTTGGCGACGGCGGTCCGCAAGTCACCGAATGGGCCGATGCCGCCGGAACGATCAACTACGAGATCGTGACCCGCATTTCCCCACGTGTGCCCCGCCAGCTGGTGGAAGGAACATGGGGTGAATCGGGTGAGTGA
- the mscL gene encoding large conductance mechanosensitive channel protein MscL: MLKGFRDFIMKGNVVDLAVAVVIGAAFGSVVTAMVEFILMPLIAGLVGSPNFDSFLVVTLAGGVQVKFGAFLTVLVNFLLVAAAIYFVVVMPMKKLNDLHKAKFGVEEAEAPVDPKLALLAEIRDELKSRTS; this comes from the coding sequence ATGCTTAAGGGATTTAGAGATTTCATAATGAAGGGCAATGTCGTTGACCTTGCTGTTGCTGTTGTCATCGGTGCCGCATTTGGTTCCGTCGTCACCGCAATGGTGGAATTCATCCTCATGCCACTTATCGCAGGGTTGGTGGGTTCCCCCAACTTTGATTCATTCCTTGTCGTGACTCTTGCCGGTGGCGTCCAGGTGAAGTTCGGCGCCTTCCTCACCGTCCTCGTGAACTTCTTGCTCGTCGCCGCAGCCATTTACTTTGTGGTCGTGATGCCGATGAAGAAGCTGAACGACTTGCACAAGGCCAAGTTCGGGGTTGAAGAAGCTGAAGCCCCGGTGGACCCGAAGCTTGCACTCCTTGCCGAGATCCGGGACGAACTTAAGAGCCGGACCAGCTAG
- the coaA gene encoding type I pantothenate kinase, translating into MNGQRTVDFGATPFVELDRQTWARLSNEMQQPLDEADLQRLSGLGEQLNLEEVREVYLPLSRLLNLYVQGAASLHQATNTFLGEKTSRTPFVIGVAGSVAVGKSTTARVLQELLRRWPDTPDVQLITTDGFLYPNADLEKRGIMHRKGFPESYDRRRLLRFVSEVKSGAPEVRAPWYSHLTYDIVPGKEVVVRSPQVLIVEGLNVLQPARARMDGIAGLALSDFFDFSVFVDARTADIEEWYISRFMKLRSGAFSDPASYFHRYANLSDEQARETAHGIWKRINEPNLRENVIPTRGRAQLVLSKSADHSIRRMLLRKI; encoded by the coding sequence GTGAATGGACAGCGTACGGTCGACTTCGGTGCGACACCTTTCGTCGAATTAGACCGTCAAACATGGGCGCGCCTATCCAATGAAATGCAGCAACCCCTCGACGAGGCGGACCTGCAGCGGCTCAGCGGCTTGGGCGAACAGCTAAACCTTGAGGAAGTCCGCGAGGTGTATCTGCCTCTCTCTCGTTTGCTCAACCTTTATGTCCAAGGTGCAGCATCCCTTCATCAGGCAACCAACACCTTCCTGGGGGAAAAGACCAGTCGCACACCATTCGTGATCGGTGTGGCGGGATCCGTGGCCGTGGGCAAATCGACCACGGCTCGCGTGTTGCAAGAGCTTCTGCGTCGCTGGCCTGACACCCCGGACGTCCAGCTGATCACCACGGATGGTTTCCTGTATCCGAATGCCGACTTGGAAAAGCGCGGGATCATGCACCGCAAGGGGTTCCCGGAATCCTACGACCGGCGGAGGCTGCTCCGATTCGTTTCCGAGGTCAAGTCCGGGGCTCCCGAGGTCCGCGCACCTTGGTACTCGCACCTGACTTATGACATTGTGCCGGGCAAGGAAGTCGTGGTCCGCTCGCCGCAGGTACTGATTGTCGAGGGCCTGAATGTGCTCCAGCCGGCCCGTGCCCGCATGGACGGCATCGCCGGACTTGCGTTGAGTGATTTCTTTGACTTCTCGGTCTTCGTGGATGCACGCACCGCTGACATCGAGGAATGGTACATCAGCCGGTTCATGAAGCTGCGCTCCGGCGCGTTCTCGGACCCTGCCTCGTACTTCCACCGCTACGCGAACCTGAGCGACGAGCAGGCCAGGGAAACCGCGCACGGTATTTGGAAGCGGATCAATGAACCGAACCTGCGCGAGAACGTCATCCCAACACGCGGCCGGGCTCAACTGGTGCTCAGCAAGTCGGCCGACCACTCCATCAGGAGAATGCTGCTCCGCAAGATCTAA